In Bernardetia litoralis DSM 6794, the genomic window GTATCGAAAAATGGGTAATGCAGTAGGGCAAAACCAGTTTGTTTTTCCAGAAGGAAATCTACAAACAGATATAAATGTTTCTAATCGTGCTTTGACAGGAATTATTTATGCAACAAAGTCTTTTGATATTGGCAAACTTCCTCTTTCAGCAAAAACTCAAATTATTTGGAATCGGATGGAAAGTCAGAATTTTTTTAATGGACTAAAAAATGATTTTATAAATAATTTTACAAAATATCAACTTGACTTAAATTCTCATTCGAAAGGAATATTTAATATTTCGCTTTCAAGTTATTTTCAAAAAAATAATTTAGTTTCTTCACTTAATCCATCTACAATAAGTCTGAATCAATATCAATTTTTGATAAGTCCATTTTTTCAAATTAATTCAAAAATCAATTTTTCATTTTCTTATGAGCAGTTTTTCTATCAAAATACTTCTCAAAATATTTCTTTCAATTTTTTACATACAAAAGTAAATTATCGGTTTATAAAAAGAATGAACTTAAAATTAGAAGGGTATAATATCTTAAATACTGATGCAATAAACTCCATAAATCTCACACCCATTTATACACAAAATTTTGCTAGACAGATACTAGGAAGAACTATTTTGATAGGATTAAATTATAATTTCTAATTTTAGGCAAAAAAATTAAAAAAAAGACTTCAAAAATAAGATTATTTGAAGTCTTTTCAATATTTTTAAGTATCAATTTTTTATTGCTTAATAAACATGCTGCCCCCCATTGATAGCAAAGTTTGCACCTGTAACAAAACCAGCTTTATCCGAAACAAGGTAAGTGATAATATCTGCAATTTCTTCAGGTGTTCCCAGTCTTCCAACAGGAATTTGGGCAATAATTTGATTGCGAATATTCTCAGGAACAGCCATAACCATCTCAGTAGCAACATATCCAGGCGAAACTGTATTTACAGTAATTCCTTTTTTTGCAGTTTCCATGGCTAAACTTTTTGTAAAACCATGCATTCCTGCTTTGGCTGCGCTATAATTTACCTGTCCAAATTGCCCACGTTGAGCATTTACAGAAGAAATATTAATTATTCTACCAAAACTATTTTCTAACATTGGATTAATAGCATGACGACAACAATTAAAAACACTTGTCAGATTGACATCAATTACAGATTTCCATTGTTTAAGTGACATTTTTCGAAAAGAAGTATCTTGTGTAATTCCTGCATTATTTATCAAAATATCTACATTTCCGATTCCGTTTTTAATGTCTTCAAACATTTTTTCTACCTCATCAAAATCAGAAACGTCAGCCATTGCTAAAGGTAATTTATAACCTTCCTTTTTTAATTTTGTACTCCATTCTTCAGCTTTTTCTCGGTTGCGATAATGTGCCACAACAATATAACCTTCGTCGTGTAATTTTTTGCAAATAGCTGTTCCGATGCCTCCTGTCGAACCTGTTACTAAAGCGACTTTTTTGTTGTCTTTGTCCATAATTGAAAAATATTATCTGTGTGTTAGTATTAAATTAATTTTACTTTAAAGCCATTATTTTATCTAAATAATCTTTAAATAATTAAATTTCAATATAAACCTAAATAACCAAATCACAAAATAGAAATAAGCTATTTTCTGTGTTTTGTATGAAATAATACTTTTCTTTATTGTGATATTTTTTTTTATAAAGACACTTTAGTTATAATTCTGTATTTTTGCATAAAATTTTACTAAGAAATTAATTCATTATTCAATTTTGTCAATAATAAAAAGACAAAAGAGATTTAAAAATATAGAAAAGCTGTTTTATGGCAACTAGCAATACAGAACAAGAAAAACATGAAGACCTTCACAAAAGAGAAGCTGATTTTCATGACGACTGGGCAACTTCTGAAGACCTTGCAGAGATAGATGTAGTAGCACTTTTTGAAGGACTTTGTGCCATCGAAAATCGTTATATGATTGAGCAAATGGGTAATCTTCAAGGCAAAAAAATACTTGATGTAGGTGCAGGTTTGGGCGAAAGTTCGGTTTATTTTGCAATGCAAGGAGCAGAAGTTACTTATACAGATATTTCTCCACAAATGGGAGAGCTTGCAAAAGAATTAGCTGCAAGATATAATATAAAAATCAATGTAGTTATTTCTCCAGCCGAAAAAATGGTTTTTGAGAAAGATTATTTCGATATTGTTTATTGTGCAAATCTGATGCACCATGTTCCAGAAACAGAGCATACAATTTGGTTAGAAAATATCCATCAATTTTTGAGAAAAGGTGGAAAACTTTATACTTGGGATCCAATAAAATACAACCCTGTTATTAATGTTTACCGTAAAATGGCAATGGATGTCAGAACGATTGATGAAATGCCTTTGGGGTTTGATATTCTAAAAAAATATAAAGCTACTTTTTCGAATGTTCATCACAAAGAATTTTGGCTTTCTACGCTTGTTTTGTTTTTGTATTATTATTTTATAAAAAGATACAATCCAAATAAAGTTCGTTATTGGAAACGCATTTATAAGGAGAATGAAAAAACGATTGGTTGGTGGTTCAAACCTCTTTCTGCTTTGGATAATTTCTTTTTGAAAATCCCTTTGATAAATCGTTTGGCTTGGAATATTGTGATTGTCGCAGAGAAGTAGTTTTTTATTAAATTTAGTAGGGAAAATGGCTTGCCTTTTCCTATGCTACTAACAAATAAGCCTATTAGATTTTTATAATCTAATAGGCTTTTTCTATTTCAAACTATTGTCAGAGTTGTTTCGGATTACCAAAAAACTTAGCCGTTGTCGATGTCCTCACCAACGACAAATATATATTTATCTATTCAAATAAACCATCAAAACCGAAATATCGGAAGGACTAATTCCACTGATTCGGGATGCTTGCCCTAATGTACGAGGCTGAATTTTGGTCAATTTATTTCTAGCTTCCATTGAAAGTGAAGGCATCGAATGATAATCAAGACCATCAAACAAATGTAAGTCTTCCAGACGTTGCATTTTTTCTACTAATTGTTTTTCTTTTTGTACATATTCAGAATATTTGATTTGAATTTCGGCTTGTTCCAAAATCTCTTCTTTGTTTTTTGTACCTGAATATTTTTCTAACAAAGTAGCAATTTCGCTGTCCATTCTACCCAAATCTTTCAACTGAACTTGTGGACGTTTTACAATATCAACAGATTTTACTTTTTGCTTCAATTCAGAAGTTCCTAATTCTTTCAAAATAGGATTTGCTTTATCTAATTCAAGACTTCTTTTTGACAAAAATTTGACTACTTGTTTTACTTCTTCTTCTTTTTCTTTCATTTTCATAAGACGAGCTTCCGAAGCCAAACCAATATCAAAACCCTTTTGAGTAAGACGGACATCAGCATTATCTTGACGCAACAAAATACGATATTCTGCTCTTGAAGTAAACATTCTGTAAGGTTCTTCTGTGCCTTTATGAATCAAATCATCAATCAAAACACCAATATAAGCATCAGAACGAGAAAGCGTAAAGACTTCTTTTTCTTGTGCTTTTTGATGAGCATTTATTCCAGCCATAAGACCTTGACAAGCAGCTTCTTCATAGCCTGTTGTGCCATTTATCTGACCTGCAAAATACAGATTTTCAATGCGTTTTGTTTCTAATGTTTCCTTTAATTGTGTGGGTTGGAAAAAGTCATATTCAATCGCATATCCGGGACGGAACATTTTTGCTTTCTCAAAACCTACAATTTGATTGAGTGCCTTTTGCTGAACTTCATAAGGTAGTGAAGTCGAAAAACCATTTACATACACTTCTACGGTGTCCCAGCCTTCGGGTTCTACAAAAATTTGATGTCTGTCACGCTCCGAAAAACGAACAATTTTATCTTCGATAGAAGGACAATATCTTGGTCCTAATCCTTTTATACGTCCTGCAAACATAGGCGATTTCTCAAAACCAGTTTGCAAAATCTCATGAACTTTCGGATTTGTATAAGTAATATAACAACTACGTTGCTTTTCTAATGGTTTTGTTTCATCAGAATAAGAGAATTTTGATGGATTTTCGTCGCCTTTTTGTTCTTCAATGGCTTCGTAATTGATAGTTCTGCCATCTACTCGTGGTGGCGTTCCTGTTTTCATTCTGCCAGCCTCAAAACCTAATTCTACTAATTGTCCTGTAATTCCTGTGGCTGCTCGCTCGCCTGCACGTCCTCCTCCAAATTGTTTTTCTCCAATATGAATAAGTCCATTTAGAAAAGTTCCGTTTGTAAGGATTACTGTTTTTGATTCAAACTCAATTCCTAATTGGGTTCTTACTCCACATACTTTTCCATCACGCACTACCAAACCTTCAACCATCTCTTGCCAAAGGTCAATATTTTTATTTTCTTCTAAAGCTGTTCTCCATTCTTCAGCAAAACGCATTCGGTCGCTCTGACAACGTGGACTCCACATTGCTGCACCTTTCGAACGGTTGAGCATTCTGAATTGTATCATTGTTTTGTCTGTAATAATTCCAGACATTCCACCTAAGGCATCTATTTCTCGCACGATTTGACCTTTTGCAACGCCTCCCATAGCAGGGTTACAACTCATTTGAGCAATCGTGTGCATATTCATTGTTACTAACAAAACTTTTGAGCCTAATGTGGCTGCTGTGTGGGCTGCTTCACAACCTGCGTGTCCTGCGCCCACTATTATTACATCATACATAAACAGTTATCATTTATCATTTAGACGCACAACTGTGCGACTGTACTTCTATAATCAGTTAATTACTTTCTCTAACTGTAATTTACTCATATTGTCTTTTCAATTAGCTACGCTGCTTTGGCAGGTCATAATTGAATATACAAAATTACAATAATGTAGCGTTTTTTACTAATTTTTAGTTCCTTGATTTTTAAGGAATTATGTTTTGCCAACCGTAAACGAGGCTTCTAGCCGTTGTTTAGGTATGTAAATCCTCGTTTACGGCTAAAAGCCTAAACGACGGTTACTTTACCAATAAAAAACACCAAAAACCATTTTGTTTTTATAAAAATAGTTGCGTTCTTTATTAGCTTACAAAAAAATCTAAAAATACAGTTAATGGATAATAAAGAAGTAAATAAACCAGAACAGGTTTTGTGGCTTGAGGAACAGCTTGGGTTTAAATTAGACGAAAGAAAAACTGAAAACGGTTTAATAGATAATGGTTATATGATTGATGATAATAAAGAAATTATAGGACTAAATTTATTTTACAGGGATATAACAAACATTTCCTTCTTACTCAATTTGAGGGAATTAGAGATATTACGCATCAGCTACAATAAAATTAAAGATATTTCTATTTTATCAGAACTAGCAAAGTCAAAGGTTTTAAATATTAGTAATAATTATGTATCAGATATATCGTCTCTGTCTAATTTAAAGACTTTGGAGGTACTATTTGCTAATCACAATGAAATATTCGATGTTTCTCCTTTATTAGATTTGCACAGATTAAAATTCCTAGACCTTAGTCATAATTTTTTATCAAATCTTTTTGCTTTGTCAAATCTAACACAACTGGAAGATTTACGTCTTAACTATAATCGAATTTATGATATTTCATTTTTATCTAGTTTATCAAACCTCACAAATCTTAAAAACCTAAAGACTTTAGACCTTAGTCTAAATGAGATTTCAGATATTTCTTTTTTATCAGAATTAAAGAATCTAAGGAACTTATATCTCAGTTATAATCAAGTTTTAAACATTTCTGCTTTAGTGAAACTGGATAAATTAATTAAAATACATATTGATTACAACCAAATTTCAAGTAAAGAAGGGATAAAAGAAATAGTAGAGAATGAAAATCTTAGAGAGCTTTACTTATATGGTAACTTTATTCCTTACCTTCCAAAAGAATTGATAGGAACACATAGTAGAAGCAACTGCCTCCAAGACCTAAGAAACTACTACCAAAACCAAGATTTTGTTCCAAACAAAGAAATAAAAGTAGTCATTTTAGGTAATGGAATGGTAGGAAAAAGTACACTTTTGAATCGTTTTTTAAATCCTGATGATGACTGGAGTAAAACGAAAATAAAAATTGAAGACCGTACAGAGGGAATTGTAATAAAAGAAAATATTCCTTTTTATTTGGAAGACGACAAAGAAATAAGATTGAATATTTGGGATTTTGGAGGACAAGAAGTGTATCATGGAACGCATCGTCTTTTTCTGAATAAAGATGCTGTTTATATTATTGTTTGGACATTGGAAACGGACGAACAAAAAGAAGAAATCCGTCAAGATTTGAATTATTGGTTAGATTATGCACAAGATTTGGCTATTGATAGTCCTATTATTTTAGTACATAGTCAGTGCGAGAAGGTAAAAGATGAAGACCAAGAAAAAATCAGAGAACAAAAAATGCTTGGTTGGAATGAAAAATATAAAAATAATATTGTAGAGGAATATTTACCTTTTTCGGCTAAGGAAAAAATAGGAGTTGAAGAGCTAAACAAAGCCATTAGAAAAGCTATAAAGGATAAGCTTTCAGATAGGGTAGAAACAAAAATTCCTAAAAAATGGTCAGATTTGCGTGATGATTTAAGGAAATTAAGAGAAAAGGAAGAAGACAAGAAAAACGAAATTTCAAAAGAAGATTATTTGAAAGAATGTGCCAACTATGAAATAGAAGAATCAGAAGCCGAAACGATTCTTACTTTTTTGCATCGAACAGGCTTTTTGTATTATTACACAGAATTATCAAAAAATATTATTCTCAATCAGACGTGGGCAATAGAAGCCATTTATGAAGCCTTAAAACCGAGTGGTTTAGTAAAAGACAAAAATGGAAAAATAAGTTCTGAAAGATTAAAAAGGCTTTGGATAGAAAAAGGGTATTCAGAAGAAGAAGCCAAAACCTTTATTGACTTTATGGTGAGTTCTGAAATTTGTTTTTGTAAGGAGCAGCAAAATTATAGAGATTTAGAAAACCCTACTTTTATTGTTCCTCATTATTTAGAAGAACCTAATCCTTTACTTATAGAGTGGGATAAGCCAGATAGTTTTTATATAATTTACAAACCTCAATTTTTTCATAAAGGAATTGCAGAGCGTTTTTTAAGCCGTTTAGGGCGTTTAAGTGGACAAAATGCGTTATGGAAAGATGGAATTCTTCTGAAAAGTGATATTTTTTCAAGTAAAGCATTGATTACTTTTGATAGAGAAAAGAAAGAAGTCAATATTTCTACTGAAAACTATGAGCTTTTGGAAGCCGTACTAAAAGAACTCAATAAAATTTTAGATGAAGGTTCACAAACCAAGCCTTCTGAAAAAGTAACATTTTTTTATTCGCTTGATGGTAATGAATTTGTTGAGAAAAAAATGATTGACTATTCTAAAAAAACAGGAGGGAATTTAGTAGAAAATACAAAAGGAGTTATGACAGAATTAAATCCCTTTTTAGAGAAATATAATTTTGGTTCTACTGAAAAAACTGTTTCTAAAGAATCTGATTTTGAAAAGGAAGACAAACAAAATGAAACTTTACTTACCAGAGAAGCTAATAATAAGAAAAATATTACTGTTATGAATGAAAATCAAACAAATTCAACAATTCAAAAAGCCTTAAAACATATTGAAAACGCTAATTATGGTGGTTATTTTGAAGAAATGGATAAAATTGTTCCTACTTTTCAAAGAGCAATTTATAGTGAACTAAAAGGAAAGTTTATTGCAGGAAATATTCCTTATAACTTTCATCAATCTTTAAGTATGTTTGCTAGAGAATTAAATAATCAATCTAGTTCAATATTAAATCAATCTACCTCAACAAATTCAAATGATATGTCTTCAAATCAAAACTCAAATTCTCCAATCAACATAACTATTACGAACAGTCCCCAAAATACGAATACAAGTATAAACACGAATAAAAACGATAATAATCAACAAATTGATTTCAAAGCTTTTGAAAATAGTTTGATTGATTTGCAGCGTAATTTGGGTTATGCAAAACAAGAAATAGAGGAAAAGATAAATAAGGAAGGCGAAAATGCCCAACTTGTTGAAGCAAAAGAAATTATAGCAAAAACGATAGATGCAGCCGAGCAAATTGAAGAAGATGCAGAAAAAGCGATTGATGGAGATAAAAAAGCAGAGAAAAATATCAAAAAAGATAAATCTGGATTTTTTAGAGTTGTAAAAGCTTGTGCTACTTATTTTCCTAAAATAGCTGAGAAAGCAATAAATCCAAAAACTTGGGAAGATGCTGAAAAAAGTTTAGTCGCAGCAGGAAAATTTGGCGAGCAATTAGGAAATATGATGTAGTTTATTGGTCTGACCTAAATAGAAAGGTAATCTCATTAAAGCAGACCGAAATAAACCTATCTATTTACAAAACCTTCTTTACTTTCCTCAAAAACCCCATAAGCATAGGATTCAAAAACTTACTTCGCTGATAAACCTGTTTTACTTCGGGGTTTTGGGCTACAAAATCAGCTTCATTTTTGACTAAATAAGAAGTTATTTTTTTTACTTGTTTCCAACTTTGAGCCTGTTCTTGTTTGTTTGTCGTTTCGATGGCTTCGTAATAAAAAATAAGTTGGTTCAGAAGATTATAACAAAAAGCGAGATGTAACTGCTGTTCTGTAAAAGAATTATTTATTTCAAAAATATCATCAGAATCATTACTTTCTGTATAAAAATTTAATTCTCTAAATTTTGAAATTGTCTTTTTTACTACTTCTTGATGATTTGGGTTTTTACTTTTCTCAAAAGAACGCAAAATTTTACTAAAAACTTTCGCATAATCACGAGCAAAACCACTTTGTTGTGTCAGACTTTTACTTTCATTATGATATAAATATTTTGAGAAAATATTATCTATATAAATACTCTTTTCATTCAAAAAAACAGGAACAAAAAACTCATAATCCATTCCAAAATGAAATTCTTGTTTTAGATTCCCATAGTTGTTTATTAATTCTTTTCTAAAAAAAGAAGAAGGTTGAGGAAATGGAAGCCCAGCCAAAGAACGTTCTAAAAAGTTAGTTTTGGAAGCTCCAAATTCTTTGTCTTGCATATTTTCGCCAAAAAGAATCGTTTTTCCGTGAGCTACAAAGATTTCTTTATTGGTGTCTTTTTCAAACTCGGCTGCAATTTGATGTAAAGCATTGGGCATAAGTTGGTCATCCGAATTAATCCAAGTGATAATATCGCCTGTTGCATGTTTAAAACCTTTATTGATAGCGTGGCTTTGTCCTTCGTCTTTTTCGCTTACCCAAAAAGCAAAATGCTCTTTGTACTTTTCTATGATTTCTAACGAACCATCATTACTCCCTCCATCAATCAAAATATATTCTAAATCATCATATCCTTGTGAAATAATAGATTGAATAGTTTTTTCAAGATAAGCAGCTTGATTGTAAGAAGGAGTAATGATAGAAATACGCATTAATAAATTTGAAGTCAGATTTTAGAAGTATGAAGTAAATGCGAGTACAAAGTCATATTAGGGAAAATGACTTGTTTTTCCTAGTAAAATTTAAAACAATTAATTCAGAAAGTAATTTTCCCTAACTGGTAACTGATTATTTTGTATTTGCTTGTTGATAAATAGCTTCTGCACGTTCGAAGTCTTGTGCTGATGATTCAGAAAAACCGTCATGAATAAGCGTTTCGATAATTTTATTTCGCTCTCCTGTATAAGGCAAATCTTGTTTTTTAGCCAAAATAAAAGGAATTTTTTCTGCTGAAACTCCTTCTGTAAGAAGCACATCAGAAAATTCAAAATCTGCGTCTGACTGTATATTAATAATAATAGCAGCAACTTTTTCAGTCAGACATTTGAAGAAAATAGCACTTTTGTCTTTACGAGTTTGAAGATAACGAATAGAACCGTTCATAATTTTTTGTTTTTTTACTTTTTAATTAGAGGAAATTAAAATGAAGTCAAAAGTACGTAAATTTTATTTTAGAATTACAATTTAAAGACAAAAGACAGAGGAGTTGTTTAAGAATTGGTTTGTATTTATTTGTTGGTGTCGCTGTGCCAAAACATACAACAAAGGTTGTGTTATTTTTTTTTAGAAGTGGTTTGCAAATGCACTTCTAAGGAAAAATTATCTTGTATTTTGTCCAAGTCTGTACCGAAGGTCTGACTTGAACAAAATACAAAATAGAATTAATTTTATGTTTAAAATTATCTAAAAGGCAAAAATTGTCAGAGAACCAAAATATATTTTGAATCATAGAGAATAAAAAAAACTTTTTTTGAAACAATTATTTTAGAAAGTAATTTTACCTTACTGATTACTGATTACTGATTACTGATTACTGCTAATTGTTTCATTGCTGCTTTGGTTGCGTAGTGCGTTTTTCCGTTTGTTTGCATCAAAATATCGACAGATTTTTGGAGATATTTTTTACCTTTTTCTTTATCATTTAAGGCTATATAACAACTTCCTAAACGAAAATTGACCATTCCTCTATAATAATGAATTGTTGGAATGGGAGGCGTAGCAAGTAATTCATCTGCTTTTTGAGCATCTTGAAACGCTTTTTGAGGTTCATTTTTACCTAACCAAATTTCTGCCCTAGCTAAAAGTGGAACACCTGTAACATAATGCGTTTCTCCAAAAAGCTGTTTATAAGTTTCATTTGCTTGATTTATATACACCAAAGCCGAATCGAACTCTTTTAATTTGGTATAATAAAAACCTACATTCAATGCTGATGCTGCTGTTCTATCATTTTTTTCTCCATATTTATTGACAAAACCATTATAAGCACGCAGCGCAATCGGTTTTCCCAAATCATGACGGTCTTGAGCTGCATAAACGGCTGCCAAATTATTAAGCGCAGTAAGTGTATGTTTGTGTTGCATTCCTAATTCTGCCTCCATAATTTTGAGAGCTTCTTTATTTATGGTTTCGGCACGAATGAGGTTTTGCTGCTTGAAATAAACAGAAGCCATATTTATTTTTACAAGTGCTAATCCGACCGAATCTTGATTTACTTTTTGCTTGATAAATAATTCTCGTTCATACAAAGAAAGTGCCTCATCTAGTCTTCCCATTTGATTGGCAACCAAACCACGAAACGATAAATTATTACCATAATTGGCTGTAATCGTATCATTTTTTACAAAAATTTCTCCTGCTTGTTGCAAAATAGATTCTGCTTTTTCTAAATCTGCTCTTGATATTTGAAGAAATAAACCATATTCATTTAATAAAACAGCATATTTATTATGTTCTTTTGTATAGGTTTTTTCAAAAATATCAAAGGCTTCTTGAAATATAGAATCTGTTTTTTCTACATCTTTATTTGTTTCAAAAGACCATGCAGCTATTTTTCTGATACTTTCAGCTACTCGTGGCGAGTTTCTACCATATTGTTTGATAAATTTTGGTAATAATTTTTCTTCTAGTTCTGTTCCTTCTTTTGCCAAATTCATATTATCATACAAATTAGATAAAATAGTAAGGAGTTCAGTTTGTAGTTCTTGCTGGTCTTCTAAATTTCGAAATACTTTTTTCTCACTTGCCTTTAAAAACTCACTTACTTTTATATCTTTTCCTTCCGAATCCTGTAATCTTGGGTCTGGACTTTTAAACAAATCAGTAATAAAAGCTAGTGTTTGTTCTGCTCTTTGTTTTTCTTGTTTTGTTTTGTAGGCTTGATAAGTTGTTCCAAAAATTCCACCAATAAGCGCAATGAAAAGCAATGTAAAACCTATCCAAGCTGATTTATTTCGTTCGAATGCCTTACGAGTTTTGTAACTCCAAGAATTAGGTTTTGCAATAATAGGACGTTTTTGTAAGTAACGCTCAATATCTTCTGCCAACTGTTCGGCTGATTGATAACGTCTTTCTGGTTCGGTGCGAAGTGCCATCAAAACAATCGATTGCAACTCAGATTTTAATGTTTTTTTAAGTCCTTTTTTATCTGTTTTTCTTTCTTTAGCTACTTTTTGAGCTTGATTTTCAGAAAACTCTTCATAAATCTTAGAGGGTGTTGGAGTTTGAGAAGTTGTTAATTTCTTTTCCCATTCCAAAACAGATTCATTTTTATCAAAAACAAATGGTCTTCTTCCACTCAATAATTCGAAAAGTAAAATTCCTAATTGATAAATATCGCTTGAAGTACTTATTATTTTTCCTTGTATTTGTTCTGGACTTGCATATTCGGGAGTCAAAAGTCGCATAGCCGTTTTGGTTCTCAAGTCATTGTCTTCATCCAAAACTTTTGCAATTCCAAAATCTAATAGTTTTAATGAATTATGTGTATTCTTTGTAGTATCTTTTTGATTATTTTCTATTAGAATATTTGAAGGTTTCAAATCTCTATGAATAACCAAATTTCTGTGAGCGTATTGTAAAGTCCTACAAATCTGAATAAAAATTTCTAAACGTTCTTTTATAGAAAGATTATTTTTATCACAATATTCTATCAAATCCATTCCTTCTACATATTCCATCACAAAATAAGGAAGTCCATTTGGCGCAAGTCCACTATTCAATATTTTGGAAATATTTGGGTGATTTAGAGAAGCCAAAATTTGTTTTTCAGCCATAAAACGCCTCAAAACCTCATCAGAATCCATTCCACGTTTGATAACTTTAATAGCTACTTTTTGCTCAAATTCTCCATCAATTCGTTTTGCCAAATAAACAACAGCCATTCCTCCTCGTCCAATTTCTTTTTCGATTTGATAAATACCTACTTTTTCGCCTTCTGAAAGTAGTGTTGTTTCGGTTGCTTTTTGCCATGCAGTCGAAACTTTACCTTCTAAGTTTCCAAAAAAACTATTTGCT contains:
- a CDS encoding glycosyltransferase family 2 protein yields the protein MRISIITPSYNQAAYLEKTIQSIISQGYDDLEYILIDGGSNDGSLEIIEKYKEHFAFWVSEKDEGQSHAINKGFKHATGDIITWINSDDQLMPNALHQIAAEFEKDTNKEIFVAHGKTILFGENMQDKEFGASKTNFLERSLAGLPFPQPSSFFRKELINNYGNLKQEFHFGMDYEFFVPVFLNEKSIYIDNIFSKYLYHNESKSLTQQSGFARDYAKVFSKILRSFEKSKNPNHQEVVKKTISKFRELNFYTESNDSDDIFEINNSFTEQQLHLAFCYNLLNQLIFYYEAIETTNKQEQAQSWKQVKKITSYLVKNEADFVAQNPEVKQVYQRSKFLNPMLMGFLRKVKKVL
- a CDS encoding class I SAM-dependent methyltransferase encodes the protein MATSNTEQEKHEDLHKREADFHDDWATSEDLAEIDVVALFEGLCAIENRYMIEQMGNLQGKKILDVGAGLGESSVYFAMQGAEVTYTDISPQMGELAKELAARYNIKINVVISPAEKMVFEKDYFDIVYCANLMHHVPETEHTIWLENIHQFLRKGGKLYTWDPIKYNPVINVYRKMAMDVRTIDEMPLGFDILKKYKATFSNVHHKEFWLSTLVLFLYYYFIKRYNPNKVRYWKRIYKENEKTIGWWFKPLSALDNFFLKIPLINRLAWNIVIVAEK
- the phbB gene encoding acetoacetyl-CoA reductase yields the protein MDKDNKKVALVTGSTGGIGTAICKKLHDEGYIVVAHYRNREKAEEWSTKLKKEGYKLPLAMADVSDFDEVEKMFEDIKNGIGNVDILINNAGITQDTSFRKMSLKQWKSVIDVNLTSVFNCCRHAINPMLENSFGRIINISSVNAQRGQFGQVNYSAAKAGMHGFTKSLAMETAKKGITVNTVSPGYVATEMVMAVPENIRNQIIAQIPVGRLGTPEEIADIITYLVSDKAGFVTGANFAINGGQHVY
- the mnmG gene encoding tRNA uridine-5-carboxymethylaminomethyl(34) synthesis enzyme MnmG yields the protein MYDVIIVGAGHAGCEAAHTAATLGSKVLLVTMNMHTIAQMSCNPAMGGVAKGQIVREIDALGGMSGIITDKTMIQFRMLNRSKGAAMWSPRCQSDRMRFAEEWRTALEENKNIDLWQEMVEGLVVRDGKVCGVRTQLGIEFESKTVILTNGTFLNGLIHIGEKQFGGGRAGERAATGITGQLVELGFEAGRMKTGTPPRVDGRTINYEAIEEQKGDENPSKFSYSDETKPLEKQRSCYITYTNPKVHEILQTGFEKSPMFAGRIKGLGPRYCPSIEDKIVRFSERDRHQIFVEPEGWDTVEVYVNGFSTSLPYEVQQKALNQIVGFEKAKMFRPGYAIEYDFFQPTQLKETLETKRIENLYFAGQINGTTGYEEAACQGLMAGINAHQKAQEKEVFTLSRSDAYIGVLIDDLIHKGTEEPYRMFTSRAEYRILLRQDNADVRLTQKGFDIGLASEARLMKMKEKEEEVKQVVKFLSKRSLELDKANPILKELGTSELKQKVKSVDIVKRPQVQLKDLGRMDSEIATLLEKYSGTKNKEEILEQAEIQIKYSEYVQKEKQLVEKMQRLEDLHLFDGLDYHSMPSLSMEARNKLTKIQPRTLGQASRISGISPSDISVLMVYLNR
- a CDS encoding COR domain-containing protein, whose translation is MDNKEVNKPEQVLWLEEQLGFKLDERKTENGLIDNGYMIDDNKEIIGLNLFYRDITNISFLLNLRELEILRISYNKIKDISILSELAKSKVLNISNNYVSDISSLSNLKTLEVLFANHNEIFDVSPLLDLHRLKFLDLSHNFLSNLFALSNLTQLEDLRLNYNRIYDISFLSSLSNLTNLKNLKTLDLSLNEISDISFLSELKNLRNLYLSYNQVLNISALVKLDKLIKIHIDYNQISSKEGIKEIVENENLRELYLYGNFIPYLPKELIGTHSRSNCLQDLRNYYQNQDFVPNKEIKVVILGNGMVGKSTLLNRFLNPDDDWSKTKIKIEDRTEGIVIKENIPFYLEDDKEIRLNIWDFGGQEVYHGTHRLFLNKDAVYIIVWTLETDEQKEEIRQDLNYWLDYAQDLAIDSPIILVHSQCEKVKDEDQEKIREQKMLGWNEKYKNNIVEEYLPFSAKEKIGVEELNKAIRKAIKDKLSDRVETKIPKKWSDLRDDLRKLREKEEDKKNEISKEDYLKECANYEIEESEAETILTFLHRTGFLYYYTELSKNIILNQTWAIEAIYEALKPSGLVKDKNGKISSERLKRLWIEKGYSEEEAKTFIDFMVSSEICFCKEQQNYRDLENPTFIVPHYLEEPNPLLIEWDKPDSFYIIYKPQFFHKGIAERFLSRLGRLSGQNALWKDGILLKSDIFSSKALITFDREKKEVNISTENYELLEAVLKELNKILDEGSQTKPSEKVTFFYSLDGNEFVEKKMIDYSKKTGGNLVENTKGVMTELNPFLEKYNFGSTEKTVSKESDFEKEDKQNETLLTREANNKKNITVMNENQTNSTIQKALKHIENANYGGYFEEMDKIVPTFQRAIYSELKGKFIAGNIPYNFHQSLSMFARELNNQSSSILNQSTSTNSNDMSSNQNSNSPINITITNSPQNTNTSINTNKNDNNQQIDFKAFENSLIDLQRNLGYAKQEIEEKINKEGENAQLVEAKEIIAKTIDAAEQIEEDAEKAIDGDKKAEKNIKKDKSGFFRVVKACATYFPKIAEKAINPKTWEDAEKSLVAAGKFGEQLGNMM